The nucleotide sequence GGCGGCCGGTGTTGACGCCGCCGGCGCGGCGGATGCGCCGCAGCACATCGGCCAGCAGGCGGCGCGACGGCGCCCGTTCGCCAGTGACGCCGAAGGTGACCATGCACTTGCCCTCGCCACAGCCACGCAGGGACAGATAGCGCTCCAGCCAGGCCACCAGTTGTTCATGGCCGGCCAGTGTCAGTTGGGTCCGTGTTTCCTCAGCGTTGGACAGGCGCAGCATCGACAGTGGCACCCGCGCCTGCACCAGGCTGCGCACCAGTGCCACGGCGCCCGGCCAGTCCGGCATAAAGGCGACATGGAAGGATTCGTGCTCCGGCAGCGGTGTTACGCGCAGGGCGACTTCACTGATGATGCCGAACCGCCCTTCGCTGCCGAGCACGACTTCGCGCAGGTCCGGTCCGGCAGACGACGCCGGCAGAGTCGGTATATCCAGTGTGCCGTCCAGGGTTTCCATGCTGCCGCCGGCAAACAGTTGCTCGATGCGGCCATAGCGCAGTGACTGCTGGCCGCTGGAGCGGCTGGCCACCCAGCCGCCCACGGTGGACAGTTCCCAGGATTGCGGGAAGTGACCTAACACGTAACCGTGCTCGCGCAACTGCTGTTCGACGGCCGGACCATTGGTGCCTGGCCCGAAGCGGGCGATCTGGCTTTCACGGTCCAGCGACAACAGGCGATTCATGCGCGCCAGGCTCAGCGTCAGCACAGGCTTTTCCTGCGCTGGCGGATTGATGTGGCCGGCCACGGAGGTGCCGCCCCCGTAGGGCACCAGCAACACATCCTGCTCGGCAGCCCAGGCCAGCAGCGCGCGGATATCGTCGGCACTTTCCGGCTCGGCCACGCCGTCGGGAAAGACGCCAAACTCCCCGGAGCGCATCGCCAGCCAGTCTGGCAGGCTCTGGCCACGGGCATGGCGGACACGGATATCGGCAGCCGTGTTGACCAGTGGGTGAGCCGGCAACCGGGACGCCGGCACACGTGCCAGCACCTGCTCCCAGGTGGCATCGGGCAGCGGCCGGCCAGGTCCGAGGGTGTCCCTGAGAAACGCCAGCCCGGAGGCTTTCAGCGGAAAATCGTTGGCGTCATCGCCCCAGCCGTTCCAGCGTCGCATCGGTGAATAGTCTCCTTCATGGCACAGACCGCTATCAGGGTGCAGTATGCTAACGACAGCCCGCCCCCCTTTCACTGGCGCGACCGGCCAGCACATGGACATTTCAGGACAGGGATTTTTATGCGCACACCGCCGGATTCCTCCGAACCTGCCGGCAGTATTGACCAGTTGCCGGACCAGCACCACGGGCTGCGACGGGCGGTGGCAGCAGATATCCCGGCGTTGTCGGCGATGCTGGCGCGGGCGTTCTCGGATGATCCGTTCTGGCGCTGGATGGCACCATCGGGGCCAGGCTACAGCACGCGGCTGGAGCGGGCCTTCAACGCGCAACTGAAGCATCTGGCGATGCCTGGCGGGCTGGTGCACTGCCTGCCGGATCATCAGGGCGCGGCACTCTGGTCGCCGCCGGGCACCTGGAATACCAGCCTGCTTGGCCACCTGCGCTACATGCCCGATCTGGTGCGCCTGTGCGGCGCGCACCGTTTACCGCAGCGTCTGTACGGCATCCAGCAGGTACAGCACTTTCATCCGTCCGCGCCGCATTTTTACCTGCAGGTGCTGGCCGTGGACCCGGCCAGTCAGGGGAAGGGATTGTCGAGGCAATTACTCGAACCTGTGCTCACACACTGCGACCAGGCGCAGCTGCCGGCCTATCTGGAAACCTGCAACCCGGACAATATCGGCGTGTATCAGCATTTTGGTTTTCGCGTCTGCCAGCAGCTGCGACTACCCGCCGGCGGCCCCACCGCCTGGTGCCTGTGGCGCAGCGGGACATCCGGGCAACGCTGGCAACCCGGTTACTGATCCCGCAGCAGCCAGCGACGCCACCGGCTCAGGGACGGCCGCTCTGCCGCGCGCGCCTGTTCCAGTGCCGCGATCATGCCGTTGATGCTGTCCGCCACCTGCTCACGCACCTGCCACTGCACGGCCGGGTCCTGTTCCTGCCCTTGCAGTGCGGACGTGCTGATCGGCGCACCAATGCGAAAATGAAACGGTTCCGGACGCGGCATCAGCGTGGGGCCGATCCCCTTCGCCAACGGCATGAACAGATCCCCGTCACGCAGCTTTTTTGCCACGGCATCACGCGACAGCAGCCAGCGGCCAAGCCGTGACGCACGGAAATCATGGCCGTCATACAGAATGCGCCAGCTTTCATCGCAGCCCACCGAGGCAAACGGAATAATGTCGTAGCCATGGGCAATGGCCATGCGGGCAAAGCCGGTACGCTTTTTCCACACCAGCCGGTTGATCTCGTCGCGGCGTTTGGCCACCTCGCGCGCACCACCGGGGAACACCAGAATGTGCTGCCCCTGGTCCATCAGCGCGCGGCAGTTTTCCGGCGTGCCGGGCACGGCGCCGAAATGTTCCAGCAGGCGCCCCCAGCCGGGCGTGACGAAATGGAAATGATCACCAAGGCTGCGCGGAAAAACACCGGTGCGACGGTATAGTTCGCTGACGAACAGCGGCGAATCGACAATGCCGTACATGGCGTGATTGCCGACAAACAATGCCGGGCGCGCGGGATTGACGTGCTCTTCACCACTCAGCGTCGGCGCAAAGTACCAACGCTGGAACGCCAGTACTGACTGCAACAGGCGCAATGATGGTGGCCGGAAGTCGGTCAGTGACGCAGCCTGTCGGCTCATGCAGTAAATTCCTGTCAATTTTGCGGTCGCGGAGCTTACCACATGACAGACGCGCTTTCGCCAACCTGTCATTTCCCGTAATGTCACCGTAAAGTCAAACCACCCACTCAGGAGCAACTATGAGAATAATTGCGGGAAGCGCTTTTCTGGTAGGGATGCTGGCCCTGCAGGGTTGCCAGACAATCAATCCCTATACCGGCGAGCAACAGACCAGCAAGGCGACCAGCGGTGCAGCCATCGGCGCGGCTGTTGGCGCACTGGTCGGCATCGCCACCTCCGACAGTGCCAAGGAACGCAAGGAGCGTGCGCTGGCCGGAGCCGGCATCGGTGCGGTCGCTGGTGGTGGCGTGGGCTACTACATGGATGTGCAGGAAGCCAAGCTGCGTGAAAAGCTCCAGGGCACCGGCGTTTCCGTGACCCGTGATGGCGAGAACATCATCCTCAATATGCCCGGCAGCATTACCTTCGATACCGATTCCTACCAGCTCAAGTCACAGTTTTCGCCAGTGCTGGAATCCGTTGCCGAAGTGCTGAAAGAGTATAAATCCACCATGATTCAGGTCGGCGGCCACACTGACAGCACGGGCAGCGTGCAGTACAACATGCTGCTGTCGCAGCAACGCGCCCAGTCAGTGGCCAATGCCCTTGGCCGCGCCGGTGTCGAGCAGGTGCGCATGGATATCGTCGGCTTTGGTCCGCACCAGCCGGTGGCCAGCAACGATTCCGCCAGCGGGCGTTCACAGAACCGCCGTGTGGAACTGACCCTGTTGCCTTACACGAAGTAACGGCAACGCAGGACTGCTGTTATGTAAAGCCCCGGCTCAGCCGGGGTTTTTACGTTGTGGCCAGGGTGGAAAAGACCAGGCCCTTTACGAAGGGCCTGGCAACACAAGGCCGTATCAGGACACCTTTTCGTACAGTGGCCGCGACAGTTCGGCCCAGTCGATCTGGCCATCGTCCAGCAGGTTTTCGAATTGCAGGATGCCCAGCTCCTCGAACTTCGGCCGCACCTTGTCGGTCAGCAGGCCGATCCGCTTGAGATTCGGAATGATGCGGGTGAACAGCAAATTGCGGAACTGCGCCATGATGTGCGACTCCAGTACCTGCTTCCGCGCTTTCTCGCCATCCCAGCCGAATTCGGCAAACACTTCGGTGGCAATCAGCCGCTCGCGCATCACCACGCAGGCCTCAAAGGCAAACTGCGCCCGATCCTCTCGCTCTTCATCCGTCAGGGTGCTGACGAAATCCTCCAGATAGTTGACCCCGAAGGTCACATGCCGCGCCTCGTCGCGAATCACCAGGGTGATCAGTTGCGTCAGCAACGGGTCCTTGGCCGTCAGCTTGAGGGTGTTGAAGGCGGCCAGGGCCAGCCCCTCGATGATGATCTGCATGCCGATGAACTTCAGGTCCCAGCGCGGATCGGACAGGATCTTGTCCAGCAGCACTTTCAGGTTCGGGTTGATCGGGTACAGGATGCCGATCTTTTCCTGCAGGTAACGGGTAAAGGCCTCGACGTGGCGTGCTTCGTCGAAGGTCTGCGACGCGGCATAGAGCTTGGCATCGTAGGTCGGTGCGCAGGAGGCCAGCTGTGACGCCACCAGCAACGCACCCTGCTCGCCGTGCATGAACTGCGCCAGCATCCAGGCGAGGTTGTGCCAGCCGAAGCGCAGTTTTTCCTCGTCGGAAAGCGTTTCGAACGGTTCCCAGCCACTGAACGGATTGAAGTTCTGGTCGAGCGGGATTTCGGATTTCGGGTAAGTCTGGCTCCAGTCCAGGTCCATGTCCGCGTTCCAGTTCAGCTCTTTGCCCAGTCGGTAGAGCTTACGGATACGACCGTCGGCGGAGCTGTAGTCCCAGTTGTAGTGGCCGGTCAGTGGCGTCTGGAAGATCTCCACCACATCCTGCACATGGCCGGGTTGCAGGCGCTGTTCGATATCGTCCGCGCCGGGACCGTCCCAGTTGTCGTAGTAGGTGATGGTGTCCGGCGGCGATTCAATCCGCTTGATGTCCATGGGTAGCGCACCTCTGTCTTGTTGTTGGCGTTTCAGGCCCTCGGGGCCAGGGGCAGTGTCCTCAAAGCTAGCCCTCCAGGTGGCCGACAACAATGTCGCGCAATGACAATAAACACCCTGTCTGGCGCGAAATCACAATCACACCAGCGGAA is from Isoalcanivorax pacificus W11-5 and encodes:
- a CDS encoding FAD-binding oxidoreductase, yielding MRRWNGWGDDANDFPLKASGLAFLRDTLGPGRPLPDATWEQVLARVPASRLPAHPLVNTAADIRVRHARGQSLPDWLAMRSGEFGVFPDGVAEPESADDIRALLAWAAEQDVLLVPYGGGTSVAGHINPPAQEKPVLTLSLARMNRLLSLDRESQIARFGPGTNGPAVEQQLREHGYVLGHFPQSWELSTVGGWVASRSSGQQSLRYGRIEQLFAGGSMETLDGTLDIPTLPASSAGPDLREVVLGSEGRFGIISEVALRVTPLPEHESFHVAFMPDWPGAVALVRSLVQARVPLSMLRLSNAEETRTQLTLAGHEQLVAWLERYLSLRGCGEGKCMVTFGVTGERAPSRRLLADVLRRIRRAGGVNTGRLLGRKWEDARFRSPYLRHGLWEHGYVVDTLETSVDWARVPTMVDAIETALHGASGEGEKTHVFTHLSHLYPQGSSIYTTYVFRCADDYATTLAQWRKMKTAASEAIVAHGGTISHQHGVGRDHAPWLAAEKGARGMSALQALATHFDPQARLNPGCLLQEK
- a CDS encoding GNAT family N-acetyltransferase, encoding MRTPPDSSEPAGSIDQLPDQHHGLRRAVAADIPALSAMLARAFSDDPFWRWMAPSGPGYSTRLERAFNAQLKHLAMPGGLVHCLPDHQGAALWSPPGTWNTSLLGHLRYMPDLVRLCGAHRLPQRLYGIQQVQHFHPSAPHFYLQVLAVDPASQGKGLSRQLLEPVLTHCDQAQLPAYLETCNPDNIGVYQHFGFRVCQQLRLPAGGPTAWCLWRSGTSGQRWQPGY
- a CDS encoding lysophospholipid acyltransferase family protein codes for the protein MSRQAASLTDFRPPSLRLLQSVLAFQRWYFAPTLSGEEHVNPARPALFVGNHAMYGIVDSPLFVSELYRRTGVFPRSLGDHFHFVTPGWGRLLEHFGAVPGTPENCRALMDQGQHILVFPGGAREVAKRRDEINRLVWKKRTGFARMAIAHGYDIIPFASVGCDESWRILYDGHDFRASRLGRWLLSRDAVAKKLRDGDLFMPLAKGIGPTLMPRPEPFHFRIGAPISTSALQGQEQDPAVQWQVREQVADSINGMIAALEQARAAERPSLSRWRRWLLRDQ
- a CDS encoding OmpA family protein; translated protein: MRIIAGSAFLVGMLALQGCQTINPYTGEQQTSKATSGAAIGAAVGALVGIATSDSAKERKERALAGAGIGAVAGGGVGYYMDVQEAKLREKLQGTGVSVTRDGENIILNMPGSITFDTDSYQLKSQFSPVLESVAEVLKEYKSTMIQVGGHTDSTGSVQYNMLLSQQRAQSVANALGRAGVEQVRMDIVGFGPHQPVASNDSASGRSQNRRVELTLLPYTK
- a CDS encoding ferritin-like domain-containing protein, which produces MDIKRIESPPDTITYYDNWDGPGADDIEQRLQPGHVQDVVEIFQTPLTGHYNWDYSSADGRIRKLYRLGKELNWNADMDLDWSQTYPKSEIPLDQNFNPFSGWEPFETLSDEEKLRFGWHNLAWMLAQFMHGEQGALLVASQLASCAPTYDAKLYAASQTFDEARHVEAFTRYLQEKIGILYPINPNLKVLLDKILSDPRWDLKFIGMQIIIEGLALAAFNTLKLTAKDPLLTQLITLVIRDEARHVTFGVNYLEDFVSTLTDEEREDRAQFAFEACVVMRERLIATEVFAEFGWDGEKARKQVLESHIMAQFRNLLFTRIIPNLKRIGLLTDKVRPKFEELGILQFENLLDDGQIDWAELSRPLYEKVS